Proteins encoded by one window of Synergistes jonesii:
- a CDS encoding zinc-ribbon domain-containing protein, producing MALIKCSECGKEISDKASACPHCGCPMGEIKVTEGERPAQEAPSVQVEAHPPTVEPPHKKSSIMIFVAFLVLITVVVILSALIDDREKETKQSGEEIMATTTTSADITYPAPWPAKTQAQMEAEERQLKYDANEARKKLRAQTDHVENIVWRHSKLTPKYISGNSVFCYTGESEWQIWLRVVFGFSKDDWIFMEKIVLNIDGSIETIYVPYDERKTEVIYGGSIKEWVDFLGEGDIYSYISRIANSKTTLVKFRGEKYSRSFTVTENQKNAIKQVLKYYEAKKLLLK from the coding sequence GTGGCTCTTATCAAATGCTCAGAATGTGGCAAAGAGATTTCGGACAAAGCGTCCGCTTGTCCGCACTGCGGCTGCCCAATGGGCGAGATAAAAGTAACAGAGGGGGAGCGCCCCGCGCAGGAAGCACCGTCCGTGCAGGTAGAAGCTCACCCCCCGACGGTAGAACCTCCGCACAAGAAGTCCTCCATTATGATTTTCGTGGCTTTTTTAGTCCTCATAACCGTGGTTGTGATTCTATCCGCGCTCATCGACGATAGGGAAAAAGAGACAAAGCAAAGCGGCGAAGAAATAATGGCAACAACCACCACAAGCGCCGATATTACTTATCCCGCCCCTTGGCCAGCTAAAACACAGGCTCAAATGGAAGCGGAAGAGCGCCAGCTTAAATACGATGCGAACGAAGCGCGCAAAAAGCTGAGAGCGCAGACCGATCACGTTGAGAATATTGTGTGGCGACACTCAAAATTAACACCTAAGTATATTTCCGGCAATAGCGTGTTTTGTTATACAGGAGAGTCAGAGTGGCAAATATGGTTACGTGTTGTTTTTGGCTTCTCTAAAGACGACTGGATATTTATGGAGAAAATAGTGCTAAACATAGACGGCTCTATAGAAACAATTTACGTTCCTTATGATGAGAGAAAGACCGAAGTTATCTATGGCGGCTCTATAAAGGAATGGGTAGATTTCCTTGGCGAGGGAGATATATACAGCTATATATCTCGAATAGCCAATAGCAAAACAACGTTGGTCAAATTTAGGGGGGAGAAATATAGCCGCTCATTTACCGTCACGGAGAATCAAAAAAACGCAATAAAGCAAGTACTGAAGTATTACGAGGCAAAAAAATTATTATTAAAATAA
- a CDS encoding zinc-ribbon domain-containing protein yields MALIKCPECGREVSDKAATCPNCGVTIAKSSNQNAMVPQSGNPDTPASSAWGIAAIICGGASLLLPYFVSAFLIPAALICGVVAYKKGQKGLGKLGIIFAICGIIWIAYVSMQMAAIVEDPFGNHSILPWGNQEKPIITLDEFERIKEGMSLQTVEAIIGEKGELISKTNTDGYSVAMYQWVNKNGSNMNALFSNGRLDTKAQFGLR; encoded by the coding sequence ATGGCGTTGATCAAATGTCCTGAATGCGGCAGGGAGGTATCCGACAAGGCGGCAACGTGCCCTAATTGTGGTGTAACTATTGCAAAAAGTTCAAACCAAAACGCAATGGTGCCACAAAGCGGCAATCCAGACACCCCCGCTTCTTCTGCATGGGGGATTGCAGCTATCATATGCGGCGGCGCCTCTCTCCTGCTCCCATATTTTGTATCTGCCTTCCTAATCCCCGCCGCACTAATATGCGGGGTGGTCGCATATAAAAAAGGGCAAAAAGGATTAGGAAAGCTTGGAATTATCTTTGCTATTTGTGGAATAATATGGATTGCTTATGTATCAATGCAAATGGCCGCAATTGTAGAAGACCCATTTGGAAACCACAGCATTTTGCCATGGGGGAATCAAGAAAAGCCTATCATTACGTTAGATGAATTTGAACGCATAAAAGAAGGAATGTCTCTCCAAACCGTAGAGGCAATAATAGGAGAAAAGGGCGAATTGATCAGTAAAACAAATACTGACGGGTATAGCGTTGCTATGTATCAATGGGTAAACAAAAACGGTTCAAATATGAACGCGCTCTTCTCCAATGGGCGCTTAGACACAAAAGCTCAATTTGGGCTAAGGTAA